In Castanea sativa cultivar Marrone di Chiusa Pesio chromosome 6, ASM4071231v1, a single window of DNA contains:
- the LOC142639370 gene encoding uncharacterized protein LOC142639370 produces the protein MKGFMRKLEMTQGIDVPSNSKSGGLAMIWKEGKDIRFKSCSNSHIDVVVYDDKGLNPWRATGFYRHPNARKRNISWSLLETLKNQCDMPWVVFNDFNEIIHPDEKLGWAERDVDQMRGFRDCLSVCGLHDMGFVGSRFTWCNDRYGDQRTLVRLDCVVANEGWLARFSEVQVHHISMATSDHCLLALFLRKKVPPKRKVRKRFLFKAMWTRDDRCKEVIEGAWDPLGAEVDIQDRIRNCQGQLRRWNYEVYGNVNKVLKVKQDRLRQLEALNLLHETAEEIQGLKKEINETLRREEVMWN, from the coding sequence ATGAAGGGTTTCATGAGAAAGTTGGAGATGACTCAGGGGATTGATGTACCAAGTAACAGTAAGAGCGGCGGGTTGGCAATGATTTGGAAGGAGGGAAAGGACATCCGTTTTAAGAGTTGCTCCAACTCGCATATTGACGTGGTGGTGTACGATGATAAGGGGCTGAATCCATGGAGGGCAACAGGGTTTTACAGGCACCCAAATGCGAGGAAAAGAAATATTTCATGGAGTTTGCTTGAAACACTGAAAAATCAGTGTGATATGCCGTGGGTGGTCTTCAACGATTTTAATGAAATCATCCACCCCGATGAAAAATTAGGATGGGCAGAACGTGATGTCGATCAGATGAGGGGTTTTAGAGACTGCTTGAGTGTTTGCGGGCTTCATGACATGGGCTTTGTTGGTAGCAGATTTACATGGTGCAACGATCGGTATGGGGACCAACGGACTCTTGTTCGATTGGACTGTGTGGTGGCCAATGAGGGATGGCTTGCGAGATTCTCTGAAGTGCAAGTCCATCATATTTCAATGGCAACTTCGGACCACTGCCTACTGGCTTTGTTCTTAAGGAAAAAGGttccaccaaaaagaaaagtgaggaAGAGATTCTTATTTAAGGCAATGTGGACCAGAGATGATAGATGTAAAGAGGTGATTGAAGGGGCTTGGGATCCTTTGGGGGCTGAAGTTGATATTCAAGATAGGATAAGAAATTGCCAAGGGCAGCTTCGGAGGTGGAATTACGAGGTCTATGGGAACGTGAATAAGGTTCTGAAGGTGAAACAGGATCGGCTTAGACAGCTTGAGGCTTTGAATCTCTTGCATGAGACAGCGGAGGAAATTCAGGGATTGAAAAAGGAAATCAACGAGACTCTCAGAAGGGAGGAGGTAATGTGGAATTAG
- the LOC142639035 gene encoding receptor-like protein EIX2 gives MDLFLRIRVVTLILLLGLLSIASINPKFSSGESDQVRCIESERQALLKFKQDLKDPLDRLVSWAGDGDCCHWVGVVCHNVTGHVHELRLRSFPLVDDSASYKQSRLGGKINPSLLDLKHLIYLDLSNNYFHYTQIPKFLGSMGSLRYLSLSCAGFGGLIPHQLGNLSDLHYLDLGGAYYNDLNVMNLQWLSGLPLIQHLDLSGVNLSKASDWLQEINTIPSLSELRLSYCDLSGFIPPIPSINFSSLTTLDLSANRFVKNNLIPSWVFGLHNLVSLDLAANGLQGPIPVGLQNMTSLVHLDLSSNNFNSSIPNWLYSFNRLEFLDLAFNNLQGTISSSIANLTSAISIRMSFNELGRKIPRSLGNLCNLKEIELSFNKLSQDISEILESLSGCASNGLEILDLTEAQLSGHLTNELIGQFINLVQLSLRNTSISGPIPESIENLSSLKFLDLAENQLNGTLPHSFGQLSKLESLNIDFNMLEGVVSELHFANLTRLTQLHASQNQLENQLTLEVSHNWIPPFQLYQLGLRSWNLGPKFPSWLCSQKRLWYLDISNTNVSDVVPPLFWNLSSQFGYLNLSHNLIYGEVPNILMVFSFRPTFDMSSNCFKGSLPLISSNVTILDLSNNLLSGSISHFLCYKMNEPKQMEYLDFEKNLLSGEIADCWKMWQSLSTLNLGSNNFTGSIPASIGSLIDLTYLHLYDNKFSGKLPSSLKNCKELVTIDIGENEFVGSMPSWIGQLSNLMILSLRSNNFHGLMPKEVCALTSLQILDLSHNKLFGGIPTCVMNFSAMTTTNSSNIAIYSYGFSMGYDEYEKFESALLVMKGRVVEYGTILGLVKSIDLSKNNFSGEIPSEVTSLQGLQSLNLSFNIFTGRIPKSIGVMRSLESLDFSVNQLSGEIPPSLSSLNFLSRLNLSNNKLIGKIPSSTQLQSLNASSFIGNELCGPPLTDNCTLNDVNPNIENKGSKDTGGLEVDWLYVSMALGFVVGFWVLWGPLLLNKQWRILYFQFLDRMEYKLRGAVAKTW, from the coding sequence ATGGACCTTTTCTTGAGAATAAGAGTCGTTACATTAATCCTTTTACTTGGGCTGCTCAGTATAGCATCTATCAATCCTAAGTTCAGCAGTGGAGAGTCTGATCAGGTTCGTTGCATAGAAAGTGAGCGACAGGCACTTCTTAAGTTCAAGCAAGATCTTAAAGACCCTTTAGACCGGCTTGTCTCTTGGGCTGGTGATGGAGATTGTTGTCACTGGGTGGGAGTTGTCTGCCACAACGTTACTGGTCATGTCCATGAACTCCGTCTCAGAAGCTTTCCTTTGGTGGATGATTCTGCATCTTATAAGCAATCAAGATTGGGAGGTAAGATAAATCCTTCTCTGCTTGATTTGAAGCATTTGATTTACTTGGACCTCAGCAACAATTATTTCCATTATACTCAAATTCCCAAATTCCTTGGTTCAATGGGGAGCTTAAGATATCTTAGTCTCTCCTGTGCGGGATTTGGGGGATTGATTCCTCATCAACTTGGGAATCTCTCTGATTTGCACTATCTTGATCTTGGAGGTGCTTATTATAATGATTTAAATGTCATGAACCTTCAATGGCTTTCTGGTCTTCCTTTAATTCAACACCTTGATTTGAGCGGTGTAAACCTTAGCAAAGCCTCTGATTGGCTACAGGAGATAAACACAATCCCTTCCTTGTCAGAGTTGAGATTGTCATATTGCGACCTTTCTGGTTTCATCCCACCCATACCCAGTATTAACTTTTCATCTCTCACCACCCTTGATCTTTCAGCAAACCGTTTTGTAAAAAACAACTTGATTCCATCATGGGTCTTTGGTCTTCATAATCTAGTTTCTCTTGATCTAGCTGCCAATGGTTTGCAAGGTCCAATCCCTGTTGGTCTCCAAAACATGACCTCTCTTGTACATCTTGATCTATCTTCTAACAATTTCAACTCTTCAATTCCCAATTGGTTGTATAGTTTTAATCGTCTTGAGTTTCTGGACCTTGCCTTCAATAATTTGCAAGGTACAATCTCTAGCTCTATTGCAAACCTAACATCTGCCATTAGCATACGCATGTCATTCAATGAACTTGGAAGAAAGATACCAAGATCGTTGGGAAATCTCTGCAACTTAAAGGAAATTGAATTGTCATTCAACAAATTGAGTCAAGACATATCTGAAATCTTAGAAAGTTTATCGGGATGTGCTTCAAATGGACTAGAGATCCTAGACTTGACTGAAGCTCAACTTTCTGGTCATTTGACTAATGAGCTAATTGGGCAATTTATAAATCTGGTCCAACTTTCATTAAGGAATACATCAATTTCAGGCCCAATTCCAGAGTCTATAGAAAATCTTTCATCTTTGAAATTCTTGGACCTTGCAGAAAATCAATTGAATGGAACTCTTCCTCATAGTTTTGGACAACTTTCCAAATTAGAGTCTCTAAATATTGATTTCAATATGTTGGAGGGAGTTGTATCTGAACTTCATTTTGCCAATTTAACAAGATTAACACAACTTCATGCATCTCAAAATCAATTGGAAAATCAACTTACTTTAGAAGTAAGCCACAATTGGATCCCTCCTTTTCAACTGTACCAGTTAGGATTAAGATCATGGAATTTAGGGCCAAAATTTCCATCGTGGCTTTGTTCACAAAAGCGTCTCTGGTATTTGGATATATCCAACACCAATGTTTCAGATGTAGTTCCACCTTTGTTTTGGAACTTGTCTTCTCAATTCGGATATCTAAATTTGTCTCACAATCTGATATATGGAGAGGTTCCAAATATTCTAATGGTTTTTTCTTTTCGTCCAACATTTGATATGAGTTCAAATTGCTTCAAAGGTTCGTTACCTCTTATATCCTCAAATGTGACTATATTAGACCTTTCGAACAATTTATTGTCTGGATCTATATCTCACTTTTTGTGTTACAAGATGAATGAGCCCAAACAAATGGAATATctcgattttgaaaaaaatcttttatcagGAGAAATAGCTGATTGTTGGAAAATGTGGCAAAGTTTGTCTACCTTAAATTTGGGAAGCAATAATTTCACTGGTAGTATTCCAGCATCCATTGGATCTTTGATTGATCTTACGTATTTACACCTATATGACAACAAATTCTCTGGAAAATTACCatcctctttgaaaaattgtaaaGAGTTGGTGACCATTGATATTGGTGAAAATGAATTTGTTGGAAGCATGCCTTCATGGATAGGACAACTTTCAAACTTGATGATTCTCAGCCTTCGCTCAAATAATTTTCATGGTCTTATGCCAAAAGAAGTTTGTGCTCTGACTTCACTCCAAATCTTGGACCTTTCGCATAATAAGCTATTTGGAGGCATACCTACATGTGTTATGAATTTCAGTGCCATGACCACAACTAACAGTTCAAACATTGCCATTTATTCATATGGCTTCTCAATGGGATATGATGaatatgagaaatttgaaagtgCATTGCTTGTGATGAAGGGGCGAGTTGTTGAGTATGGCACCATTCTTGGGCTAGTAAAAAGTATAGATCTTTCGAAGAACAATTTCTCTGGAGAGATCCCCAGTGAAGTGACTAGTCTCCAAGGATTACAATCAttgaatttgtcatttaataTCTTTACTGGAAGGATTCCTAAGAGTATAGGTGTTATGAGATCACTGGAATCTCTTGATTTTTCTGTAAACCAACTTTCAGGTGAAATTCCTCCAAGTTTGTcgagtttgaattttttgagtCGGTTGAATTTGTCAAACAACAAATTAATTGGCAAAATTCCTTCAAGCACTCAACTTCAAAGCCTTAATGCTTCTAGTTTTATTGGAAATGAACTTTGTGGACCTCCACTTACTGATAATTGTACTTTGAATGATGTAAACCCCAACATTGAAAACAAAGGTAGCAAGGATACGGGTGGACTTGAAGTGGATTGGTTATACGTGAGCATGGCACTTGGATTTGTtgttggtttttgggttttatggGGTCCTTTACTTTTAAACAAGCAATGGAGAATTTTGTACTTTCAATTCCTGGATCGCATGGAGTACAAGCTTAGGGGTGCTGTGGCAAAAACTTGGTAG